In Pseudomonas glycinae, the DNA window CGGCCGGCCTCGCCGGGCTGGGGATCATCCACACCTTCAGCTACACGGTCAGGACCGCCATCGAGCGCGGCGAACTGGTGCCGATCCTCGAGGACTGGCGTCCGCCAGCGTATCCGTTTCATGTGCTGTATCCGCCGAACCGGCATTTGAGCAATCGGGTGCGGGTGTTTATTGATTGGTTGGTGGAGCGGTTTGCGCAGGTTGACTGAGCCCCGAATCCGACGAGGAACGGGTTTGTTCATGCTGACGCCATCGTCGGATCGCCGCCCGGACCAAGCCCGCTCCCACAGGGTTTGCGCCGTCCTTGTGGGAGCGGGCTTGCCCGCGATAGCGTCGGTCCAGACACCTTCATTCCTACCGGCAAGACGCGCCGTTTCGTCTAACCTGACGTTGCACCCGACGATAACCGCCCATCGTCGGCGCACTGATCTTGATGCCCACGAAACGGAGAATTCCATGCTCAAGCGAACCCTGGCACTGACCGTTGGTCTGGCCCTGTCCCTGTCCGCCGTGCTGGCGCAAGCCGCGGAGGTGTTGAAGGTCAGCGCGATTCCCGATGAAGCCCCGACCGAACTGCTGCGCAAGTTCGAGCCGCTGGGGTCTTATCTGCAGAAGCAACTGAACATGAAAGTCGAGTTTGTGCCGGTGGCCGACTACCCGGCAGTGGTCGAAGCATTGGCCACCAACCGTCTCGATCTGGCCTGGCTCGGCGGCTTCACTTTCGTCCAGGCGCAGTTGAAAAGTGATCCAAAGGTCATTCCGCTGGTGCAGCGTGAGCAAGATGCGCAGTTCACCAGCAAATTCATCACCGCCGACCCGAACGTCAAAAGCCTCGCCGACCTCAAGGGCAAGACCTTCGCCTTCGGCTCCGTGTCGTCCACCTCCGGCAGTCTGATGCCGCGCTATTTCATGCTCAAGGACGGCATCAAACCGGAAAGCTATTTCAGCCGCGTCGGCTACTCCGGCGCCCACGACGCCACCGTCGCCTGGGTGCAGGCCGGCAAGGTCGACGCCGGTGTGCTGAACGCCAGCGTCTGGCAGAAACTGGTGGACGCCGGCAAGGTCGACACCAACAAGGTCAAGGTCTTCGCCACCACTCCGGCCTACTTCGATTACAACTGGACCGTGCGCGGCACCCTCGACCCGGCGCTGGCGGCGAAAATCAAAAAAGCCTTCCTCGACCTCGACCCGGCCAACCCCGAGCACAAGAAAATCCTCGACCTGCAAGCCGCCAGCCGCTTCATCGAAACCAGCCCGGACAATTACAAAGGCATCGAGGAAGCCGCCCGCGCCGCCGACTTGCTGAAATGACGCTGCGCCTCAAACAGGCTTTTCTGCACCACACCAATGGTGTGGAGGCCTTGCGCGGCGTGGATTTGCAGATCGAGGCCGGCGAACAGGTGGCGATCATCGGCCCGTCCGGCGCCGGCAAATCCAGCTTGCTGAACCTTCTGGCGACCGCGATTCGGCCCAGCAGCGGCGACATCGAAGTGCTGGGCGAGCGCGCCTGGCATTTGTCCGCCCGCCAACGGCAACGCTTGCGTGCGCGCATCGGTCTGGTGCATCAGGCGCCGCCGCTGCCGCCCCGGCAACGGGTGGTGACGGCGGTGCTGGCCGGCAGACTCGGCCAATGGAGCCTGGGCAAAAGCTTGATCAATCTGCTGCATCCGCTCGACGTGCCCGGCGCCCGCGCCGCCCTGGCAAAACTGGATCTGGCCGACAAACTCTTCAGCCAATGCCAACAACTGTCCGGCGGGCAATTGCAGCGGGTCGGCATCGCTCGCGTGCTGTATCAGGCGCCGGAGGTGTTGCTGGCGGATGAGCCGGTCTCGGCGATGGACCCGGTGCTGGCCGGGCACACGCTGTCGATCCTGTCGCGCCATGCCCGGGAGCACAACGTCACGCTGGTGGCGAGCCTGCACGCGGTGGAACTGGCGCTGGCGCACTTCCCGCGCATCGTTGGTCTGCGCGAGGGCCGGATCCTGTTCGACTGCCCGTCCGCGCAAGTCAGCCGCGACATGCTCGACACCCTCTACGCCAACGAACAACTGCAATCCCCGGCGCCCGCCGTCCCCCCGCTGATTGTGCAGATTCCGCGATGCTGAGCGCCGACACTCGCGACCCCGCCGCCCTGCCACGGTTGCTGCTGACCGGGCTGGCGATTGCCTTGCTCTGGCCCGGCATTCAGCTCAGCGAGCTGGATTTGGGCGTGCTGTTTCACGCCGACAGCCAGAGTGAAATGGGCCGCTTCGTGTCGATGTTCTGGCCACCGGCCCATGATCGCGAGTTTCTGCAATTACTGCTCAAAGCCACCCTGCAAAC includes these proteins:
- a CDS encoding putative selenate ABC transporter substrate-binding protein — protein: MLKRTLALTVGLALSLSAVLAQAAEVLKVSAIPDEAPTELLRKFEPLGSYLQKQLNMKVEFVPVADYPAVVEALATNRLDLAWLGGFTFVQAQLKSDPKVIPLVQREQDAQFTSKFITADPNVKSLADLKGKTFAFGSVSSTSGSLMPRYFMLKDGIKPESYFSRVGYSGAHDATVAWVQAGKVDAGVLNASVWQKLVDAGKVDTNKVKVFATTPAYFDYNWTVRGTLDPALAAKIKKAFLDLDPANPEHKKILDLQAASRFIETSPDNYKGIEEAARAADLLK
- a CDS encoding phosphonate ABC transporter ATP-binding protein, translated to MTLRLKQAFLHHTNGVEALRGVDLQIEAGEQVAIIGPSGAGKSSLLNLLATAIRPSSGDIEVLGERAWHLSARQRQRLRARIGLVHQAPPLPPRQRVVTAVLAGRLGQWSLGKSLINLLHPLDVPGARAALAKLDLADKLFSQCQQLSGGQLQRVGIARVLYQAPEVLLADEPVSAMDPVLAGHTLSILSRHAREHNVTLVASLHAVELALAHFPRIVGLREGRILFDCPSAQVSRDMLDTLYANEQLQSPAPAVPPLIVQIPRC